A window of the Dyadobacter pollutisoli genome harbors these coding sequences:
- a CDS encoding glycoside hydrolase family 125 protein: protein MFERRTFIKTSALAVAGLGISKWSFAKNAAADFPVVRIPADKRSFTSAAVEATIVRMKKVVKDPELAWLFENCFPNTIDTTVHYKPIDGKPDTFVITGDIDAMWLRDSTAQVWPYLPLLKEDDHLKEMVAGLINRQTKCIIIDPYANAFYDRPKESEWTKDATAMKPMLHERKWELDSLCYTIRLAYNYWKTTGDTKPFDADWRKAMGLILQTCKEQQRKTGPGPYKFGRVTSWSTDTVPGNGYGNPIKPNGLIASTFRPSDDATVFPFFVPSNFFAVVSFREVAELLEKTAGSEEAKLAGEFKALALEVENALKKFAVYPHPQFGKIYAFEVDGFGNHLLMDDAGIPGLISMPYLGAMSVKDPIYINTRKFVLSDSNPYFFKGKAGEGLGSPHTLVDQVWPMGIIARAITSTDDREIEAQLKQLKMTHNHTGFMHESFDKDDDAKFTRKWFAWVNTLFGELILKLEKERPHLLAKVY from the coding sequence ATGTTTGAACGCAGAACATTCATAAAGACCAGTGCCCTGGCTGTTGCAGGACTAGGCATTTCGAAATGGTCATTTGCCAAAAATGCAGCCGCAGATTTCCCGGTAGTGCGCATTCCAGCCGATAAGCGCAGCTTTACAAGCGCGGCGGTAGAGGCGACGATCGTCAGAATGAAAAAAGTGGTTAAGGATCCCGAGCTGGCCTGGTTGTTTGAAAACTGTTTTCCTAACACGATCGATACCACCGTTCATTACAAGCCCATTGACGGCAAACCCGATACATTCGTGATTACGGGCGACATCGACGCCATGTGGCTGCGTGACAGTACCGCACAAGTTTGGCCATACCTGCCTTTATTAAAAGAAGACGATCACTTAAAGGAAATGGTAGCGGGGCTGATCAACCGTCAAACCAAATGCATTATCATCGATCCCTATGCCAATGCATTTTACGACCGCCCGAAGGAAAGCGAGTGGACGAAAGACGCGACGGCCATGAAACCAATGCTCCACGAAAGGAAATGGGAACTGGATTCACTTTGCTACACGATCCGGCTGGCATATAACTACTGGAAAACAACCGGTGATACCAAACCTTTCGACGCCGACTGGCGGAAAGCGATGGGGCTAATCCTGCAAACCTGCAAAGAACAGCAGCGTAAAACGGGTCCTGGTCCCTATAAGTTTGGCCGCGTTACTTCATGGTCTACCGATACGGTTCCCGGCAACGGCTATGGTAATCCCATTAAACCAAACGGGTTGATTGCGAGTACTTTCCGGCCTTCGGATGATGCTACGGTGTTCCCATTTTTTGTTCCAAGCAACTTCTTTGCAGTAGTTTCATTCCGTGAAGTCGCCGAGCTTTTGGAAAAAACAGCGGGTTCAGAAGAAGCTAAACTGGCTGGGGAATTTAAGGCGCTGGCACTGGAAGTGGAGAATGCATTGAAAAAGTTCGCGGTTTATCCACATCCTCAATTTGGTAAGATCTATGCATTCGAAGTGGACGGTTTTGGTAATCACCTCTTAATGGATGACGCCGGTATTCCTGGACTGATCAGTATGCCATACCTGGGAGCGATGTCGGTGAAAGATCCAATTTATATCAATACCCGGAAGTTCGTCCTGAGCGATTCTAATCCATATTTTTTCAAAGGTAAAGCGGGAGAGGGATTGGGAAGTCCGCATACGTTGGTGGACCAGGTATGGCCAATGGGGATCATTGCCCGGGCTATCACTTCTACGGACGATAGGGAAATTGAGGCGCAATTGAAGCAGCTGAAAATGACGCATAACCATACCGGTTTTATGCATGAATCATTCGATAAAGACGACGACGCCAAGTTCACCCGTAAATGGTTCGCCTGGGTCAACACGCTTTTTGGAGAACTGATTCTGAAATTAGAAAAAGAGCGCCCGCATTTGTTGGCGAAGGTTTATTGA
- a CDS encoding helix-turn-helix domain-containing protein codes for MKNETSKYKVTNEQEHAELLARVDVLMRKGEENVTSDESEEIRQIALALEAYELEIYPISAPKTLEGMIELRMYEMRLKQKDLAETLGVSPVKLSMILSGKQKPDIPFIKALHKKLNVSADFILEHI; via the coding sequence ATGAAAAACGAAACTTCTAAATACAAGGTAACAAACGAGCAGGAACACGCGGAACTACTGGCGCGGGTCGATGTCTTGATGCGAAAAGGCGAAGAAAATGTGACATCTGATGAGTCAGAAGAAATTCGCCAGATCGCGCTTGCTTTGGAGGCATATGAGCTTGAAATTTATCCAATTTCAGCGCCGAAAACTTTGGAAGGAATGATTGAGTTACGTATGTACGAAATGCGTCTTAAACAAAAAGACCTCGCCGAGACGTTGGGTGTTTCTCCCGTCAAATTATCGATGATTCTCAGCGGAAAACAAAAGCCCGACATTCCATTTATCAAGGCACTTCATAAAAAATTGAACGTTTCCGCTGATTTCATTTTGGAACATATTTGA
- a CDS encoding type II toxin-antitoxin system HigB family toxin yields the protein MIIFSTSTFRTFIELHPDIEDALNNWRAIVTKASFSNFSEIRNLFNSVDAVGNDLYVFNIRGNRYRLIARIHFNVRTVYIRFIGTHSEYDKLDVKAL from the coding sequence ATGATTATTTTTAGTACTAGTACGTTTCGGACTTTTATTGAACTGCATCCAGATATTGAAGATGCGCTCAACAACTGGAGAGCGATTGTTACAAAAGCGAGCTTTTCAAACTTTTCAGAAATTAGAAATCTATTTAATTCTGTGGATGCTGTTGGCAACGATTTGTATGTGTTTAATATCAGAGGAAACCGTTACCGTCTGATTGCCCGGATACACTTTAATGTGAGAACTGTCTATATCAGGTTTATAGGGACTCATAGTGAATATGACAAACTCGACGTCAAAGCTTTATGA
- a CDS encoding PepSY-associated TM helix domain-containing protein: MKKTLKKIASQLHLWLGISSGLVVFVVALSGCLLVFEDELEPVINKQFHVVNVVDGQPRLPLDVLQRNVARQFPGKKITRISFEPGADRTVVFGLKSGKKEKDIFSVAVNPYTGQIAGTRQENDAFFHVVLQLHRYLCLEETGKVITGISCVMFLVIMITGLVLWWPNRKNRKQRFTVKWGAKFKRLNWDLHAVFGFYTLPIVFIIAATGLVWSYKWVNNMIYITFDGKPQQKREAPANISLVPASQGTLEKIFTETNHQLPNPGRILMTIPESDSISITVSKADDHAAISNIVNFLYFGKNDARLISKRLYASETRGMKVRRLVYPIHTGSLLGWPTKIIAFLAALIAATLPVTGIIIWLGKKTKSKKTPVRAVGARRRAAKSKIVVEG; this comes from the coding sequence GTGAAAAAAACATTGAAGAAAATTGCATCGCAACTGCATTTATGGCTGGGGATTTCCTCCGGCCTTGTGGTTTTTGTAGTGGCCCTGAGCGGCTGCCTGCTTGTGTTCGAAGACGAGCTGGAACCTGTTATCAACAAACAATTTCATGTCGTCAATGTCGTCGATGGTCAGCCAAGACTTCCGTTGGATGTTTTGCAGCGCAATGTCGCCCGGCAGTTTCCCGGCAAAAAAATAACCAGGATCTCATTCGAACCGGGTGCTGATCGTACCGTTGTTTTTGGATTAAAATCCGGCAAAAAAGAAAAGGATATATTTTCCGTTGCAGTCAATCCTTACACCGGACAAATCGCTGGTACGAGGCAGGAAAATGATGCTTTTTTTCACGTGGTACTGCAACTACACCGCTACCTGTGCCTCGAAGAAACCGGGAAGGTGATTACCGGCATTTCGTGTGTCATGTTCCTCGTCATCATGATCACCGGGCTGGTACTCTGGTGGCCCAACAGAAAAAACCGCAAGCAGCGTTTTACGGTAAAATGGGGTGCCAAATTCAAGCGGTTGAACTGGGATTTGCACGCCGTATTCGGGTTTTACACGCTGCCAATCGTGTTTATCATAGCGGCTACAGGCCTGGTTTGGAGTTACAAATGGGTCAACAACATGATCTACATTACTTTCGATGGCAAGCCTCAGCAAAAAAGAGAAGCGCCGGCGAACATTTCATTAGTACCGGCGAGCCAAGGCACTTTGGAAAAGATATTCACAGAAACCAATCACCAGCTTCCCAATCCCGGGAGAATACTAATGACCATTCCTGAATCCGACAGTATTTCCATCACCGTGTCCAAAGCCGACGATCATGCTGCAATCAGCAACATTGTCAATTTCCTGTATTTCGGTAAAAATGATGCTCGGCTGATCAGCAAGCGACTTTATGCCTCGGAAACGAGAGGAATGAAGGTCAGGAGGCTGGTGTACCCGATCCATACAGGCAGTCTGCTAGGCTGGCCCACCAAAATCATCGCATTCCTGGCAGCGTTGATCGCGGCGACATTACCGGTGACGGGGATTATTATCTGGCTTGGTAAGAAGACGAAGAGTAAGAAAACGCCGGTCAGAGCGGTTGGTGCGAGAAGACGGGCTGCAAAGTCCAAGATTGTCGTAGAGGGTTAG
- a CDS encoding TonB-dependent receptor, with product MRTYILLLFTFINVAAFAQTGKIKGQVTNGSGEPIESINLILKGTGRGTVTTASGDFEFNTLPAGNYQVIGTGVGFKRIEKHVSLNADETVTLQLTATEDAHELQTVEITGRRETTYKNDLSFIASKTATPIKEVPQAISYITKEVMRDQGTFLMGDAVKNMSGVNQFTFYDDLTIRGFRMNGGSTTQLVNGLRTFSGFWKQPPVNYLERVEVIKGAASALYGNTSPGGTINRVTKKPLTTPQKSLTFTTGSFNTLRTLADFTGPMNEKKTLLYRLNLGYVNAQGFRNLQFDKNIIVAPSVSFLPTDKTRINFDLVYNRSNSRLDRGQSVKGNDLYSSSIKTSLNAVNDYLNEETYLITTSLNHQFTQNTSFNVAYLRTGYSEDLLEHRSSNVNGVDSAGKSIENLVARQVFIRKTKSFMDNVSLFVNHNFNTGIAEHKLVAGYDYIQSMTPKGSGQQTANGYLLKAGGAAAYNAKTPEKYIFYNYTENGVVRSIPKPNISHYDLTLQNNNMEDPSKYTFNVITNSATTPVLYKLHGLYLQEQLKIKRLQILLGLRYDTYIDKKNYTTNNEANVTQHALLPRIGAVYTLTNNINVYGTYTKGYNPQDATVQSDPLSGGPFDPIRSSLSEAGLKTEWIDGRLTANVSVYQITQTNTLYSANAADNPNLMQQIGEEKAKGVEFDMTGNILPNWNMILTYSYNDAKITDAGSKTTDQVLVNLQKPNAPKNQGSLWTKYTFVNNALSGFGLGLGGNFVTERNVSINNTQTLPGYALLNGAIYYKIDKFQFQVNLNNLANKTYWVGGYDYLRLFPGAPRNFMATISYTF from the coding sequence ATGAGAACATATATTTTACTCCTTTTTACCTTTATCAACGTCGCCGCATTCGCTCAAACAGGGAAAATTAAAGGCCAGGTCACAAATGGTTCAGGCGAACCCATAGAGTCCATTAACCTGATATTGAAAGGTACCGGCAGAGGTACCGTTACAACCGCCTCCGGTGATTTTGAGTTTAATACATTGCCAGCCGGAAATTACCAGGTTATTGGTACAGGAGTGGGTTTCAAGCGCATCGAAAAGCATGTCTCCCTTAATGCCGACGAAACGGTAACATTGCAATTGACAGCCACGGAAGATGCGCACGAGCTGCAAACAGTGGAAATCACAGGCCGCCGCGAGACTACTTACAAAAATGACCTGTCGTTTATCGCCAGTAAAACGGCGACGCCAATTAAGGAAGTGCCGCAGGCGATCAGCTACATTACGAAGGAAGTAATGCGCGACCAGGGCACTTTTCTGATGGGCGACGCAGTGAAAAACATGAGCGGGGTTAACCAGTTCACTTTCTATGATGACCTTACAATCCGTGGTTTCCGCATGAATGGTGGCAGCACTACCCAGCTTGTAAACGGCCTCAGGACATTCTCGGGCTTTTGGAAACAGCCGCCGGTAAACTACCTGGAAAGAGTGGAAGTGATCAAAGGTGCCGCGTCTGCATTGTATGGCAATACGTCGCCGGGCGGAACCATTAACCGGGTTACCAAAAAGCCTTTAACAACCCCACAAAAATCGCTCACATTCACGACCGGCAGCTTCAATACACTGCGGACGCTGGCTGACTTTACGGGGCCAATGAACGAAAAGAAAACATTGCTGTATCGCTTGAACCTCGGATACGTAAATGCACAAGGTTTCCGAAACCTTCAATTTGACAAAAACATCATCGTAGCCCCATCTGTATCGTTCTTACCAACCGATAAAACCCGCATCAATTTTGACCTGGTGTACAACAGATCCAACAGTCGCCTCGATCGCGGGCAGTCGGTGAAGGGAAATGACCTGTATTCCAGCTCCATCAAAACTTCACTGAATGCAGTGAATGATTACCTCAATGAGGAAACCTACCTGATCACGACTTCGCTGAACCACCAGTTTACCCAAAATACCTCATTCAATGTGGCCTACCTGCGTACCGGCTACTCTGAGGATCTGCTCGAACACCGCAGCAGCAATGTCAATGGTGTGGATTCGGCTGGAAAATCGATTGAAAACCTAGTGGCAAGACAAGTTTTTATCCGCAAAACAAAGTCTTTTATGGATAATGTTTCATTGTTCGTGAACCATAACTTCAACACAGGAATTGCAGAACATAAGCTTGTTGCGGGATACGACTACATTCAATCCATGACCCCAAAAGGCTCGGGACAGCAGACAGCGAATGGTTATTTGTTGAAAGCGGGAGGTGCTGCGGCTTACAATGCTAAAACACCTGAGAAATACATTTTCTACAATTACACTGAAAATGGTGTCGTAAGAAGTATTCCTAAACCCAACATTTCGCACTACGACCTCACGTTGCAGAACAACAACATGGAGGATCCTTCCAAGTACACTTTCAATGTCATTACCAATTCTGCCACTACACCTGTTCTTTACAAATTACACGGTCTGTACTTGCAGGAACAACTCAAAATCAAACGTTTACAGATTTTGTTGGGGTTGCGCTATGATACCTACATTGATAAAAAGAACTACACTACCAATAATGAAGCCAATGTGACTCAGCACGCTTTGCTGCCACGTATCGGGGCGGTGTATACGCTGACGAACAATATTAATGTCTATGGTACTTACACCAAAGGATACAATCCTCAGGACGCCACTGTACAGAGCGATCCGTTGTCAGGCGGACCGTTTGACCCGATCCGGAGCAGTTTGTCGGAAGCAGGTTTGAAAACAGAATGGATCGACGGCCGGTTGACAGCCAATGTATCTGTGTACCAGATCACACAAACCAACACATTATACTCAGCCAATGCAGCGGACAACCCGAATTTGATGCAGCAAATCGGTGAAGAAAAAGCGAAAGGTGTTGAGTTTGATATGACAGGAAACATCCTTCCTAACTGGAATATGATCCTTACATACAGCTATAACGATGCGAAGATCACGGACGCCGGTTCCAAAACAACGGATCAGGTTCTGGTGAATCTGCAAAAACCCAATGCGCCTAAAAATCAGGGAAGCTTATGGACAAAATATACATTCGTGAACAATGCATTAAGCGGCTTTGGGCTTGGTTTGGGAGGAAATTTTGTAACTGAGCGCAATGTTTCTATCAACAATACGCAAACCTTACCAGGTTACGCATTGCTGAACGGAGCGATTTATTACAAGATCGACAAATTCCAATTCCAGGTTAACCTGAACAACCTTGCCAACAAAACATACTGGGTTGGCGGATACGATTACCTGCGACTTTTCCCTGGCGCTCCACGCAATTTTATGGCGACGATATCTTACACTTTTTAA
- a CDS encoding sugar phosphate isomerase/epimerase family protein, which yields MKYSMNLLLWGNQIDDSLFPTLELIKKIGFDGVEVPIFNTNPEHWFNFRKKLDDIGLACETDTICGPDEHLISPDSAMRRHTIDRLKSALDCSLVLGATKLMGPYHSALGVFTGKPATEEEWNWGIEGIREVADYAESLDITLGLEYLNRFELYLTSCGDELIRFVDEVNHPNCKIMFDTFHANIEEKNIGDTIRKAGDRISFIQLSENDRSTPGKGNVDWEGVFKAINDIKYDGWISIEAFSPKLPVANIWRKMFESEEQLMRDGLAFIKSNLA from the coding sequence ATGAAGTATAGTATGAATCTCCTGCTATGGGGAAACCAAATTGATGACAGTCTTTTTCCAACCCTTGAATTGATCAAGAAAATCGGTTTTGACGGAGTAGAGGTCCCCATTTTCAATACTAATCCTGAACATTGGTTTAATTTCCGCAAGAAACTCGACGATATCGGTCTTGCATGTGAAACCGACACGATATGTGGCCCCGATGAGCATCTGATCAGCCCTGACTCTGCGATGAGAAGGCATACCATCGACCGCCTAAAAAGTGCATTGGACTGCTCACTGGTTCTTGGCGCCACCAAATTAATGGGACCATACCATTCTGCATTGGGCGTGTTTACCGGTAAGCCTGCCACGGAGGAAGAATGGAACTGGGGAATAGAGGGTATCAGAGAAGTTGCAGACTATGCGGAATCGCTTGACATTACGCTTGGCCTGGAATATCTGAACCGGTTTGAATTGTACCTCACCAGCTGCGGAGACGAGCTGATCCGGTTTGTAGACGAAGTAAATCACCCGAACTGCAAGATCATGTTCGATACTTTTCATGCCAATATTGAAGAAAAGAATATTGGAGATACCATTCGCAAAGCCGGTGATCGGATCTCATTTATCCAACTTTCCGAAAATGACCGTTCGACACCCGGTAAAGGAAATGTGGATTGGGAAGGCGTTTTCAAAGCCATCAATGACATTAAATACGACGGCTGGATTAGTATCGAAGCATTCAGCCCGAAATTGCCGGTCGCCAACATCTGGCGCAAAATGTTCGAATCCGAAGAGCAGTTGATGCGGGATGGGCTGGCGTTTATCAAATCCAATCTTGCGTAG
- a CDS encoding META domain-containing protein produces MKNLLHSLTMVLFSLLVSSCGKTTTISSNMELTGKWQLESIVQEEDTIRKPGPAKGQLDVSLNFKDKGELEGTSSTNYITGFYETAQQNTIQLGGGGTERAETSWGNLFVNALPNVNVYDLKSNRLILFYENNNQLIFSRVQ; encoded by the coding sequence ATGAAAAACCTATTACATTCACTCACAATGGTACTATTTTCCCTACTGGTTTCAAGCTGTGGAAAAACCACCACAATCAGCAGTAATATGGAGCTTACGGGAAAATGGCAACTGGAAAGTATAGTGCAGGAGGAAGATACGATTCGCAAGCCAGGCCCTGCCAAAGGACAACTGGATGTGAGCCTGAATTTTAAAGACAAAGGAGAACTCGAAGGAACATCATCAACAAATTATATTACGGGATTTTACGAAACAGCGCAGCAAAATACCATTCAGCTGGGCGGTGGCGGAACCGAGCGCGCTGAAACTTCCTGGGGCAATCTTTTTGTGAATGCGCTCCCGAATGTCAATGTGTACGATCTTAAATCAAACCGTTTGATTTTATTCTACGAAAACAACAATCAGCTAATTTTCAGCAGAGTGCAATAA
- a CDS encoding AraC family transcriptional regulator, with the protein MKAPIHKNIESQVHTVTVQELKAPHFDPNWHFHPHYQLFTVMEGTGKRLIGDSVQTFEPGDTVFLGPDVPHLWRSDPGYFEPGSSLSTHGIVLYFQEDFLGKDFLEKPEMLALRQLFMDSKRGIEYKGVLREHIRNELVSLNHAEGFKSIIQLLTLLDKLAHEPGGEPISSYGYVNTYKISETERMQKVHNYVLQHFFQEIRLGDVASLAGMTEAAFCRYFKARSNKTFIDFVNEIRIGHACKLLLEDKWTIAQIAYDSGFDSLSNFNRNFKRYIGHTPREYKGNY; encoded by the coding sequence ATGAAGGCACCCATTCATAAAAACATAGAAAGCCAAGTCCATACAGTCACTGTTCAGGAGCTAAAAGCGCCTCATTTTGACCCCAACTGGCATTTTCATCCGCATTACCAATTGTTCACAGTGATGGAGGGTACGGGCAAGCGTTTGATAGGTGATTCGGTGCAGACTTTCGAGCCGGGCGACACTGTTTTTCTGGGTCCCGACGTACCACATTTATGGAGGAGCGACCCGGGGTATTTTGAGCCTGGCTCGTCGCTTTCCACTCACGGGATCGTATTATATTTTCAGGAGGATTTCCTCGGGAAAGACTTCCTCGAAAAGCCTGAAATGCTGGCGTTGCGCCAACTTTTTATGGATTCCAAAAGAGGGATTGAATACAAAGGTGTCTTGCGTGAGCATATCCGCAATGAACTCGTTTCGCTCAATCACGCGGAAGGTTTCAAAAGCATTATCCAATTGCTGACGCTCCTCGATAAGCTGGCGCACGAGCCGGGTGGCGAACCGATTTCCAGCTACGGGTATGTCAATACTTACAAGATTTCAGAAACAGAACGCATGCAAAAAGTGCATAACTACGTCTTACAGCATTTCTTTCAGGAGATCAGGCTGGGTGATGTAGCATCCCTGGCGGGGATGACGGAGGCGGCGTTTTGTAGATATTTTAAAGCCAGGTCTAACAAAACATTCATTGACTTTGTCAACGAAATCAGGATAGGTCACGCTTGCAAGCTGCTTTTGGAAGATAAATGGACCATTGCACAGATCGCTTACGACAGCGGCTTCGATTCACTTTCCAATTTTAATCGGAATTTCAAGAGGTACATTGGGCATACGCCGCGGGAGTACAAGGGGAATTATTAA
- a CDS encoding Gfo/Idh/MocA family protein, with the protein MNEINQANNGNRRAFLKTAATGTAGIIAASMFPTIVPSTVFGKTAPSNRINIGQIGFGRIGSSHDLPEVIKNEAAHVIAVADLDKNRLAKGKVWIEKKYADRTGKEKYLEVKTYDDYHEILARKDIDAVIISTPDHWHAQPAMEAAVAGKHIYMQKPTSLTIKEGRMMADMIKKKGVIFQLGSQQRSVNPWPQFKRTCELVRNGRIGKLKKVYVGLPGDPAGGSTAQMPVPSNLNYDMWLGSTPEIYYTLDRVHSQTDINDRPGWLRLEQFGAGMITGWGSHHIDIAHWGMDTELTGPIEIEGKATFPAKGSGLWDVHGDFLVNAKYANGVEMEIGGTNPNGVKFEGTEGWIFVSRGNVGVTASDPGAAVAAAENKAFYASDQKILGSVIQPNEIHLYESPEQHQNWIESIQSGKQTISHAEIAQRSCTACLLAHTAMKLGRKLKWDPKKEDFIGDKEASSMLSRPQRGPYGTTRVKG; encoded by the coding sequence ATGAATGAAATAAATCAGGCAAACAACGGGAATAGGAGGGCATTTCTTAAAACCGCAGCTACCGGGACCGCGGGTATCATTGCAGCTTCGATGTTTCCGACCATCGTTCCATCTACTGTTTTTGGCAAAACCGCACCTAGTAACCGGATCAATATCGGACAAATTGGTTTCGGCCGTATCGGTTCATCCCACGATTTGCCGGAAGTGATCAAAAACGAAGCGGCTCACGTGATCGCTGTTGCTGACCTTGATAAAAACAGACTGGCCAAAGGGAAAGTCTGGATTGAAAAAAAATACGCGGACCGGACAGGCAAAGAAAAATACCTGGAAGTGAAGACATATGACGACTACCATGAGATTTTGGCAAGAAAGGACATTGACGCGGTGATCATCAGCACGCCGGATCACTGGCACGCGCAGCCTGCCATGGAAGCTGCCGTGGCAGGCAAGCACATATATATGCAAAAACCAACGTCGCTGACCATTAAGGAAGGCCGGATGATGGCGGATATGATTAAAAAGAAAGGGGTGATATTCCAGCTAGGAAGCCAGCAGCGTTCCGTTAATCCGTGGCCGCAATTCAAAAGGACGTGTGAACTGGTGCGCAATGGGAGAATTGGCAAACTGAAAAAGGTATATGTTGGCTTACCCGGTGACCCGGCAGGAGGCAGTACTGCCCAAATGCCCGTGCCATCGAACCTGAACTACGATATGTGGCTGGGCTCAACGCCTGAGATATATTACACACTCGACCGTGTGCATTCTCAAACTGATATTAATGACCGTCCGGGATGGTTGCGTTTGGAGCAGTTTGGGGCGGGGATGATCACCGGCTGGGGTTCACACCACATTGACATTGCGCATTGGGGTATGGATACCGAGCTTACCGGCCCGATTGAAATAGAAGGCAAAGCCACATTTCCTGCCAAAGGCTCAGGTCTCTGGGATGTTCACGGCGACTTTTTAGTAAATGCCAAGTATGCTAATGGTGTGGAAATGGAAATTGGCGGTACAAACCCGAACGGGGTCAAATTTGAAGGAACCGAAGGATGGATATTTGTTTCAAGAGGTAATGTCGGTGTAACGGCTTCCGACCCCGGCGCGGCTGTTGCCGCTGCCGAAAACAAAGCGTTCTATGCAAGTGATCAGAAGATTTTGGGATCGGTGATCCAGCCCAATGAAATCCATTTGTACGAAAGCCCGGAACAGCATCAAAACTGGATTGAAAGCATTCAAAGTGGCAAGCAAACGATCAGCCACGCTGAAATTGCCCAACGTTCCTGCACAGCTTGCTTATTGGCACATACTGCCATGAAACTGGGCCGCAAATTGAAATGGGACCCTAAAAAGGAAGATTTTATTGGCGACAAAGAAGCCAGTTCTATGCTTTCCCGCCCACAGCGCGGCCCATACGGGACAACTCGTGTGAAAGGTTGA
- a CDS encoding ThuA domain-containing protein, with amino-acid sequence MRKINFLKPAFLMLLMLVMSATTASYAQKIKWNKVKILVYTKNGKGYVHDNIAASLVAIQALGKQNGFAVDTTSDPTKFTDDNLKQYDALFFSNTNNDVFDTDAQRVALMRYIQAGGNFVGMHSASGTERKWKWFKDMLGGTFFWHEPGQAFSVKILDPKNPSLAHLPAEWKREKDEFYFVKEMAVNLNVLAVNDHTTIEKPAGKALDTFGTVFPSVWWHEYDGGRAFYTSLGHEKTDYEKEDLRKHILGAIEWAIGPQKPRNYSKAYAVSPQDEVRKK; translated from the coding sequence ATGAGAAAAATCAATTTCCTAAAACCTGCCTTCTTAATGCTCCTGATGCTTGTTATGTCCGCAACGACGGCTAGCTACGCTCAAAAAATTAAATGGAACAAAGTCAAAATCCTGGTCTATACCAAAAACGGGAAAGGCTATGTCCATGACAATATCGCCGCGTCCCTGGTGGCTATCCAGGCATTGGGCAAGCAAAACGGCTTTGCTGTGGATACCACTTCGGATCCTACCAAATTCACAGATGACAATCTGAAACAGTACGACGCCCTGTTTTTTTCCAATACCAACAATGATGTTTTCGATACGGACGCTCAACGCGTTGCCCTGATGCGCTACATACAGGCAGGCGGAAATTTTGTGGGTATGCATTCAGCTTCCGGTACTGAGCGGAAATGGAAATGGTTTAAGGATATGCTGGGCGGGACTTTCTTCTGGCATGAGCCGGGACAGGCTTTTTCTGTCAAGATACTGGATCCAAAAAACCCGTCACTGGCTCATTTACCAGCAGAATGGAAGCGTGAAAAGGATGAATTTTATTTTGTAAAAGAAATGGCTGTTAACCTGAATGTGCTCGCTGTTAATGATCATACTACCATTGAAAAACCTGCCGGTAAAGCGCTGGATACTTTTGGTACCGTATTTCCGTCAGTTTGGTGGCATGAATACGATGGCGGCCGGGCTTTCTACACTTCACTCGGACATGAAAAAACCGACTATGAAAAAGAAGATCTAAGAAAACACATTCTTGGCGCCATTGAGTGGGCTATTGGTCCGCAGAAACCGAGAAATTATAGCAAAGCCTACGCCGTCAGCCCGCAGGATGAGGTGCGTAAAAAGTAA